A section of the Castanea sativa cultivar Marrone di Chiusa Pesio chromosome 12, ASM4071231v1 genome encodes:
- the LOC142620647 gene encoding uncharacterized protein LOC142620647 has translation MEKIFKFLGCTDSQKVNYAAYTFEGPVEIWWKSAERLLLEGRGDNAQISWAEFVKKFYDQYFTERFRDKEATNFNELVQGSIGVAQYEAKFTNLSRFAPHLVSTEALRLKKFRKGLDFKIRQCLTTPRVEDYKNLFILAKIVEEDIQERTKMKATLEQSRGKTVKFNQP, from the coding sequence ATGGAAAAGATTTTTAAATTCCTTGGATGCACGGATTCTCAGAAAGTGAATTATGCTGCGTACACGTTTGAAGGTCCTGTTGAAATATGGTGGAAGTCAGCAGAAAGACTTCTATTAGAAGGAAGAGGTGATAATGCCCAGATTAGTTGGGCAGAATTTGTGAAGAAATTTTATGATCAATATTTTACGGAACGCTTTAGAGATAAAGAAGCTACAAATTTCAATGAACTTGTCCAAGGGAGTATAGGGGTTGCTCAATATGAAGCAAAGTTTACAAATTTGTCTCGTTTTGCTCCCCACCTTGTTTCTACTGAAGCTTTAAGGCTTAAGAAGTTTCGCAAAGGGCTAGATTTCAAAATTAGACAATGTTTGACTACTCCTCGAGTTGAGGACTACAAGAATTTGTTTATACTTGCTAAAATTGTAGAAGAAGACATTCAAGAACGTACTAAAATGAAAGCAACGTTGGAACAGAGTAGAGGCAAGACAGTGAAGTTCAACCAGCCCTAG